The Streptomyces seoulensis genome contains a region encoding:
- a CDS encoding MHYT domain-containing protein, which yields MGHLDHAAFGWLTPVLSYAMACIGAALGLRCTVRALATTGRARRNWLITAASAIGTGIWTMHFVAMLGFRVSGTDIRYDVPLTILSLVVAMVVVCAGVFAVGYSKDRNRALLIGGLTTGLGVASMHYLGMAAVRLHGDVTYDPVLVGLSIVIAVVAATAALWAGLNIKSPLAVTLASLVMGAAVSSMHYSGMFAVSVDVSPSGATLPGATAMQFIFPLAVGLGSYLFITSAFVALSPTADERQASATAQRPVESTAR from the coding sequence ATGGGACACCTTGACCACGCGGCCTTCGGCTGGCTGACTCCGGTGCTTTCGTACGCGATGGCATGCATCGGCGCCGCGCTCGGCCTGCGCTGCACGGTGCGTGCGCTGGCGACGACCGGCCGGGCGCGGCGCAACTGGCTGATCACGGCCGCTTCGGCGATCGGGACCGGCATCTGGACCATGCACTTCGTGGCCATGCTCGGCTTCCGCGTCAGCGGTACCGACATCCGCTACGACGTGCCGCTGACGATCCTGAGCCTCGTCGTCGCCATGGTCGTCGTCTGCGCGGGCGTCTTCGCCGTCGGCTACAGCAAGGACCGCAACCGGGCCCTCTTGATCGGCGGCCTCACCACCGGCCTCGGTGTCGCGAGCATGCACTACCTCGGCATGGCCGCGGTCCGGCTGCACGGGGACGTGACCTACGATCCCGTCCTCGTCGGGCTGTCGATCGTGATCGCGGTGGTGGCCGCGACGGCGGCGCTGTGGGCGGGCCTCAACATCAAGTCGCCGCTCGCGGTCACCCTCGCCTCCCTGGTCATGGGGGCGGCCGTCAGCAGCATGCACTACAGCGGCATGTTCGCGGTGAGCGTCGATGTCAGCCCCTCCGGCGCGACCCTGCCGGGAGCCACGGCCATGCAGTTCATCTTCCCGCTCGCCGTGGGCCTCGGCTCCTACCTCTTCATCACCTCGGCCTTCGTCGCCCTCTCGCCCACGGCGGACGAGCGCCAGGCGTCCGCCACGGCCCAACGGCCCGTCGAGAGCACCGCCCGCTAG